The following proteins are encoded in a genomic region of Polyangiaceae bacterium:
- a CDS encoding DUF4291 domain-containing protein, whose translation MPERSSSRPPAEALSPPLRQIRAVFDARTVRVYQAFSPHIAEPALATQRFVAPFKRERMTWIKPSFLWMMYRAGWGRKPGQERILAIDILRSGFEQALGWSALSHYVPDLYGTHEAWQLAVKRAPVRIQWDPERGLSHQPLPYRSLQCGLRGPAVAAYVDEWIQRIEEVTPDAQRIEALVAESRTLAGDAKRETLADIDSLLPAELPYPLPPELAARIGAS comes from the coding sequence GTGCCGGAACGCTCCTCCAGCCGACCTCCCGCTGAAGCTCTCTCGCCTCCATTACGGCAGATCCGCGCAGTTTTCGACGCACGGACGGTCCGAGTCTACCAAGCGTTCTCGCCTCACATCGCGGAGCCCGCGCTGGCAACGCAGCGCTTTGTGGCGCCCTTCAAACGCGAGCGCATGACCTGGATCAAGCCGTCCTTCTTGTGGATGATGTACCGCGCCGGCTGGGGCCGTAAGCCGGGTCAGGAGCGCATCCTCGCCATCGACATCCTGCGCAGCGGCTTCGAACAGGCCCTCGGTTGGTCCGCCCTCTCGCACTACGTCCCCGACCTGTACGGAACCCATGAAGCCTGGCAACTGGCGGTGAAGCGCGCTCCCGTGCGGATCCAGTGGGACCCTGAGCGAGGCTTGAGCCATCAGCCCCTTCCCTATCGCAGCCTCCAGTGTGGCCTTCGAGGCCCGGCGGTCGCAGCCTACGTAGACGAGTGGATTCAACGCATCGAAGAAGTCACGCCGGACGCTCAGCGCATCGAAGCGCTAGTCGCTGAGAGCCGAACCCTTGCCGGTGACGCCAAGCGCGAGACGCTAGCAGACATCGACAGCCTTCTCCCCGCGGAACTTCCGTATCCACTACCACCGGAGCTCGCGGCGCGTATCGGAGCGAGTTAG
- a CDS encoding TetR/AcrR family transcriptional regulator: MSKTHKKSSRAYKSPLREAQAEATRERVVEAAIRLIAKDPTTFTIPGVAKSAGVSQPTVYRLFPDKESLTDAAREAVRKRAGVDPSPSIGSEDLIKRQIHSILRMSKEPPEVLGALGPLNSAQLSDAGLQERHAYIATALREELRGVPTLTRRRVIHIINMLYSSSGAGLLWRYHLMNEEGADSFAWLCRALIEAAQREGKK; the protein is encoded by the coding sequence GTGAGCAAGACCCACAAGAAGTCCTCACGCGCCTACAAGAGTCCGCTGCGCGAGGCGCAAGCGGAGGCGACTCGTGAACGCGTCGTGGAGGCCGCGATTCGACTCATCGCGAAAGACCCAACGACGTTCACGATCCCCGGTGTTGCGAAGAGCGCTGGCGTGTCTCAGCCGACCGTTTACCGCTTGTTCCCTGACAAGGAATCACTGACGGACGCCGCACGTGAAGCCGTACGGAAACGCGCGGGGGTGGACCCTTCACCCAGCATCGGCAGCGAGGATCTCATCAAGCGCCAGATCCACAGCATCCTCCGCATGAGCAAGGAGCCTCCGGAGGTGCTCGGCGCCCTTGGGCCGTTGAACTCCGCGCAGCTCAGCGATGCCGGTTTGCAGGAGCGTCACGCCTACATCGCGACGGCGTTGAGAGAAGAGCTAAGAGGCGTACCTACGCTCACCCGCCGCAGGGTGATCCACATCATCAACATGCTCTACTCGTCATCAGGCGCCGGCCTTCTCTGGCGCTATCACCTGATGAACGAGGAGGGCGCGGACTCGTTCGCCTGGCTCTGCCGAGCGCTGATTGAGGCCGCACAGCGGGAGGGAAAGAAATGA
- a CDS encoding GAF domain-containing protein — MEPGAGFFGQTRMRLARLTAEGEGGLRRALLQACATSSRAINVERVAAWFFNHDRSQLICGCQFEGSGERESSGAIIDLTKLPNYTAALESHRVILANDARTDPDTSELTQQYLIPHGITSMLDAPIFRFGEVVGVVCHEHVGEARTWTTAERDFAASVADVLAVLLEQASRVEAELTLREQRERLAALERMEALGKLSAGVAHDFNNVLSAIMLGLDDLGRFAGAGEAPEILSELRDVALQGKRISDQLMTFARSGPHAPQVIDLGQALRDMTKPLNALLRGTHRLDVAVHQDDMRVSADPAQLDQVVMNLVVNARDAMPDGGTVSVALDGTTTVVELTVRDTGSGIQPELVERIFEPFFTTKGHGNGLGLSTVHSIVQQNGGDIAVETGSQGTTFTIRLPRVND, encoded by the coding sequence ATGGAACCGGGGGCTGGGTTCTTCGGGCAGACGCGCATGCGTCTGGCCCGTTTGACCGCAGAGGGAGAAGGCGGGCTCAGGCGAGCCCTACTTCAAGCTTGCGCGACGAGTTCGCGTGCGATCAACGTCGAGCGCGTTGCAGCGTGGTTCTTCAACCACGACCGGTCGCAGCTGATCTGCGGCTGTCAGTTCGAGGGTTCCGGGGAACGGGAGAGCTCGGGCGCGATCATCGATCTCACCAAGCTGCCGAACTACACCGCCGCGCTGGAGTCTCACCGGGTGATCCTCGCGAATGACGCCCGCACCGACCCCGACACCAGCGAGCTGACCCAGCAATACTTGATTCCCCACGGTATCACTTCGATGCTGGATGCTCCCATCTTTCGTTTCGGTGAGGTCGTAGGCGTGGTCTGCCATGAGCACGTGGGCGAAGCTCGCACTTGGACGACTGCAGAGCGAGACTTTGCCGCCTCGGTAGCGGACGTGCTGGCCGTGCTGCTCGAGCAAGCGTCGCGCGTCGAAGCCGAGCTCACGCTGCGCGAGCAACGGGAACGCCTCGCGGCCCTCGAGCGAATGGAGGCGCTCGGCAAGCTCAGCGCCGGCGTGGCCCACGACTTCAACAACGTGCTTAGCGCGATCATGCTCGGCCTGGATGACCTGGGGCGCTTCGCAGGTGCTGGGGAGGCACCGGAGATCCTCTCAGAGCTGAGAGACGTCGCGTTGCAAGGCAAACGCATCTCCGACCAACTGATGACGTTCGCCCGCTCGGGTCCCCACGCGCCGCAGGTCATCGATCTGGGCCAGGCGCTGCGAGACATGACCAAGCCCCTGAACGCTTTGTTGCGTGGGACTCACCGCCTCGACGTTGCCGTCCATCAAGACGACATGCGGGTGAGCGCCGACCCTGCCCAGCTCGACCAGGTCGTGATGAACCTGGTCGTCAACGCGCGGGACGCGATGCCCGATGGTGGCACCGTCAGCGTAGCGCTAGACGGCACCACCACCGTGGTGGAGCTGACGGTGCGGGACACCGGCAGCGGGATTCAACCGGAGCTCGTCGAGCGCATCTTCGAGCCGTTCTTCACCACGAAAGGCCACGGAAACGGCCTCGGGTTGTCCACGGTGCACAGCATCGTGCAGCAAAACGGTGGAGACATCGCCGTCGAGACCGGCAGCCAAGGCACCACCTTCACGATCCGTCTGCCGCGGGTCAACGACTGA
- a CDS encoding B12-binding domain-containing radical SAM protein produces the protein MSSIALVGPEIEENLSLRYLAAVLAEAGHESDIVPFNQDGDFGAALEHILATQPDLVGISLAFQWRASDFLALAVALRERGYTGHITVGGHFATFTALELLADFPELDSVVRQEAEGTLLDLVERLAEGADYLDLAGLAVRGEDGAPRKNADPRLPDLAKLPRPDRRGEPASCFGHGIAPLVSSRGCYANCSFCCIAAWHEQSLPGKRYRVRDPEEVAKEMVALQRDRGIDIFVFHDDNFFVPGHKKNRERFTALADALERHGIGPFATVVKARPTDCDPEVFRILKQRLNCIRVYIGIETDTDQGLDTLQRWSSTKLNKKAIELVRELDLYTCFNMLIFDPDTDLESLDANTRFIRWAGEFPSNFGRVELYAGTPLLSRMLQEGRCRGDYMQWDYSLASPEVERVFNLSMQCFHARNFGDGALANRIMATRFDVEVCQHFHPDRFREEWMQRGKDLSRRLASDTADGLEEILQHVRSQPQSEDAELVARLTPGLRQTEEQVFEAARQLASELLSAVGQGRPLTVLGDRVATPLQNQRGPSFVEANLV, from the coding sequence ATGAGTTCGATCGCGTTGGTTGGTCCTGAGATCGAAGAGAACTTGAGCCTGCGCTACCTCGCCGCGGTGCTGGCGGAGGCAGGCCACGAGTCGGACATCGTGCCCTTCAATCAAGACGGGGACTTTGGCGCCGCTCTCGAACACATCCTTGCGACTCAGCCGGATCTGGTCGGGATCTCCCTGGCGTTCCAGTGGCGAGCGAGCGATTTCCTCGCGCTGGCGGTCGCGCTCCGAGAGCGCGGCTACACGGGACACATCACGGTGGGCGGGCACTTCGCTACGTTCACGGCGCTCGAGCTGCTCGCAGATTTTCCCGAGCTCGACTCCGTGGTTCGCCAGGAGGCCGAAGGCACCTTGCTCGACTTGGTCGAGCGCCTGGCAGAAGGCGCTGACTACCTGGATCTGGCGGGACTCGCCGTGCGCGGAGAGGACGGAGCGCCGCGAAAGAACGCGGATCCTCGCCTCCCCGACTTGGCCAAGTTGCCGCGCCCGGACCGCCGAGGAGAGCCGGCGAGCTGTTTCGGTCATGGGATTGCGCCCTTGGTTTCCAGTCGGGGCTGCTACGCCAACTGCTCGTTCTGTTGCATTGCCGCGTGGCACGAGCAGAGCCTCCCGGGCAAGCGCTACCGCGTGCGAGATCCCGAAGAGGTAGCCAAGGAGATGGTCGCCCTCCAGCGCGACCGCGGCATCGATATCTTCGTGTTCCACGACGACAACTTCTTCGTCCCAGGACACAAGAAGAACCGTGAGCGCTTCACGGCGCTGGCCGACGCCCTGGAGCGCCACGGCATCGGCCCCTTCGCGACCGTGGTCAAGGCGCGCCCCACGGACTGCGATCCCGAGGTGTTTCGCATCCTGAAGCAGCGGCTGAACTGTATCCGTGTGTACATCGGCATCGAGACGGACACCGACCAAGGGCTCGACACCCTTCAGCGTTGGAGCTCCACCAAGCTGAACAAAAAGGCCATCGAGCTGGTGCGCGAGCTGGATCTGTACACCTGCTTCAACATGCTGATCTTCGATCCGGACACGGACCTAGAGAGCCTCGACGCCAACACTCGGTTCATCCGCTGGGCGGGTGAGTTTCCCTCGAACTTCGGGCGAGTCGAGCTGTATGCGGGCACTCCCTTGCTCTCGCGCATGTTGCAGGAAGGGCGCTGTCGCGGCGACTACATGCAGTGGGACTACTCCCTGGCGAGCCCCGAGGTCGAGCGAGTCTTCAACCTCAGCATGCAGTGCTTTCACGCACGGAACTTCGGAGACGGCGCGCTAGCCAATCGCATCATGGCCACGCGCTTCGACGTCGAGGTTTGCCAACACTTCCACCCCGATCGGTTCCGCGAGGAATGGATGCAACGGGGTAAGGATCTCAGCCGTCGCCTCGCCAGCGATACGGCAGATGGCCTGGAGGAGATCCTGCAGCACGTTCGCAGCCAGCCGCAGAGCGAAGATGCGGAGCTGGTCGCGCGGCTCACGCCAGGTCTCAGGCAGACGGAAGAGCAGGTCTTCGAGGCCGCTCGTCAGCTCGCCAGTGAGTTGCTCAGCGCCGTCGGTCAGGGGCGCCCGCTCACCGTGCTGGGAGATCGCGTCGCGACGCCCCTGCAGAATCAGCGCGGCCCGAGCTTCGTGGAGGCGAACCTTGTCTGA
- a CDS encoding hemerythrin domain-containing protein, whose product MSEEPVSESQRFRRQHRELMRLAGELLSYCEPTRVREQAAEVRTALVRFTGKLRIHAAMENDAVYPRLMNHSREDVRKKAQSLFAEVGDLYKRFDRYSKQWHDLERLKSEPHRFLEETQEMLRALGMRMMREDAELYPLVDEVG is encoded by the coding sequence ATGAGTGAGGAACCGGTTTCGGAGTCGCAGCGCTTCCGCCGCCAGCACCGAGAGCTAATGCGTCTCGCTGGTGAGCTGTTGAGCTACTGCGAGCCGACCCGGGTCCGAGAGCAGGCCGCGGAGGTACGCACGGCGTTGGTTCGCTTCACCGGCAAGCTCCGTATCCACGCGGCAATGGAAAACGACGCGGTCTATCCGCGACTGATGAACCACTCACGAGAAGACGTGCGAAAGAAGGCCCAGAGCCTGTTCGCCGAGGTGGGCGACCTGTACAAGCGCTTCGACCGCTACTCCAAGCAGTGGCACGACCTCGAGCGCTTGAAGAGCGAGCCACACCGATTCCTCGAGGAAACCCAAGAGATGCTACGCGCGCTCGGCATGCGCATGATGCGCGAGGACGCAGAGCTGTACCCGCTGGTCGACGAAGTCGGCTGA
- a CDS encoding sugar kinase produces MQSSDPVLLVGSMAFDDLNLPTGDFKDVVGGSATYAAMAVTLFAPAQIVAVVGDDFPEATLEELRERGVDTSGVERAKGKTFRWVGKYAANLASRETLDTQLNVFADFRPKLPESYTNTPFVFLGNIHPELQLEVLSQAKSPKFVAADTMNFWISGERKSLEKVLAKVDALTINDEELRQLAEEHNIRKAAAKVLKMGPKTLVVKRGEYGAMLFDSAGVFFAPAFPLEDEVDPTGAGDSFAGALFGFLAREKRVDARTLRLGLLTAASVASFNVEGVGNAALGKLTRERLAERLAELTQLVRVE; encoded by the coding sequence ATCCAGAGCTCCGACCCCGTTTTGTTGGTCGGTTCGATGGCCTTTGACGACCTGAACTTGCCCACTGGCGACTTCAAGGACGTGGTTGGGGGCTCCGCCACCTACGCCGCGATGGCGGTGACCCTGTTCGCCCCGGCACAGATCGTTGCCGTCGTCGGCGACGATTTCCCCGAGGCAACGCTTGAGGAGCTGCGCGAGCGCGGCGTGGACACCAGCGGCGTGGAGCGCGCGAAGGGCAAGACCTTCCGCTGGGTCGGCAAGTACGCCGCCAACCTGGCGAGCCGTGAGACCCTGGACACGCAGCTCAATGTATTTGCGGATTTCCGTCCGAAGCTCCCGGAGAGCTACACGAACACGCCCTTCGTCTTCCTCGGCAACATCCACCCAGAGCTCCAGCTCGAGGTGTTGAGCCAGGCGAAGAGCCCCAAGTTCGTCGCCGCGGATACCATGAACTTCTGGATCTCTGGCGAACGCAAGAGCCTGGAGAAGGTGCTCGCAAAGGTGGACGCACTCACCATCAACGATGAGGAGCTCCGCCAGCTCGCAGAGGAGCACAATATCCGCAAGGCAGCGGCCAAGGTGCTCAAGATGGGCCCGAAGACCTTGGTGGTGAAGCGCGGCGAATACGGCGCGATGCTCTTCGACTCCGCCGGCGTCTTCTTTGCGCCCGCCTTCCCCCTCGAGGACGAAGTGGATCCCACCGGTGCCGGCGACTCTTTCGCTGGTGCGCTATTTGGCTTTCTCGCCCGGGAGAAGCGCGTGGATGCCCGCACGCTGCGCCTGGGGCTGCTCACCGCCGCCAGCGTGGCTTCCTTCAACGTTGAAGGAGTTGGCAACGCCGCCCTCGGGAAGCTCACCCGTGAGCGCCTCGCCGAGCGCCTGGCTGAGCTGACGCAGTTGGTGCGGGTCGAGTAG
- the mtnP gene encoding S-methyl-5'-thioadenosine phosphorylase, whose product MSYVLGVIGGSGIYDIPGLESVREHRLSTPFGDPSDAVTEGTLRVDGSEVKLLFLPRHARGHRVSPSHINYRANICALKQLGATHVVSLSAVGSMREEIAPGDVVLVDQYIDLTKRRTSTFFDQGVVAHVGFADPVCSLLAEQAAAAVETAGGKVHRGGTYVCMEGPQFSTRAESQLYRSWGVSVIGMTAMPEAKLAREAELPYATIAFATDYDCWHETEEDVSVEGVLAVLRQNAELAKASVKALATKLPDPQQSVAHEALKFALITSRDHITAADQRRLGWLLDPYL is encoded by the coding sequence GTGAGTTACGTTCTTGGGGTCATTGGCGGCAGTGGTATCTACGACATCCCTGGCCTCGAGTCGGTGCGGGAACACCGCCTGTCGACTCCCTTCGGCGACCCCAGCGACGCGGTGACGGAAGGCACGCTGCGCGTCGACGGTAGCGAGGTGAAGCTACTCTTTCTGCCTCGGCACGCGCGAGGTCACCGGGTCTCTCCGTCCCATATCAACTACCGTGCGAACATCTGTGCGCTCAAGCAACTCGGCGCAACCCACGTCGTCAGCCTGTCTGCCGTTGGCTCGATGCGTGAGGAGATAGCTCCCGGTGATGTGGTTTTGGTGGATCAGTACATCGACCTGACCAAGCGGCGCACGTCGACCTTCTTCGACCAGGGCGTGGTCGCCCACGTTGGCTTCGCCGATCCGGTGTGCAGCCTCTTGGCGGAGCAAGCCGCAGCGGCGGTCGAGACCGCTGGCGGCAAGGTGCACCGCGGCGGAACCTACGTCTGCATGGAAGGTCCCCAGTTCTCTACCCGCGCGGAAAGTCAGCTGTATCGCAGCTGGGGTGTCAGCGTGATCGGCATGACCGCGATGCCCGAAGCGAAGCTCGCTCGGGAAGCGGAACTGCCCTACGCCACCATCGCGTTCGCGACCGACTACGACTGCTGGCACGAGACGGAAGAGGACGTCAGCGTCGAGGGCGTGCTCGCGGTGCTCCGCCAAAATGCGGAGCTTGCAAAGGCCAGCGTGAAGGCGCTAGCAACAAAACTGCCGGATCCGCAGCAATCGGTGGCCCATGAGGCGCTGAAATTTGCGCTCATCACCAGCCGGGACCACATCACAGCGGCCGACCAGCGTCGGCTGGGGTGGCTCCTCGACCCTTACCTCTGA
- the gmk gene encoding guanylate kinase, with protein sequence MSSEHSSADRAAAGGGPLLLILSSPSGAGKSTLTRRVRDQIENLEFSVSHTTRAPRPGEQDGREYHFVTREQFESDVRAGRFLEWAEVHGNLYGTSVAEVERAQHAAGVIFDVDHQGARMIKAQRPDAVGVFILPPSMEILLERLRGRASEDEATVQRRFRVAREEIAHYGLFDYVLVNADLDKATLELTSIFRAEWCRRRRAAQHAERLLSAARDLPKSALLAPESAD encoded by the coding sequence ATGTCGAGTGAGCACTCAAGCGCAGATCGAGCTGCGGCCGGCGGCGGACCGTTGTTGTTGATCTTGTCGAGCCCATCGGGCGCCGGGAAAAGCACCCTCACCCGGCGGGTGCGCGACCAAATCGAGAACCTCGAGTTCAGTGTGTCTCACACCACTCGTGCGCCGCGTCCGGGGGAGCAAGACGGCCGCGAGTATCATTTCGTAACGCGCGAGCAGTTCGAGTCCGACGTGCGCGCTGGGCGCTTCCTCGAGTGGGCTGAAGTTCACGGAAACCTCTACGGCACGAGCGTCGCCGAAGTCGAGCGGGCGCAACACGCCGCCGGCGTGATCTTCGATGTGGATCACCAAGGCGCACGCATGATCAAGGCACAGCGACCGGACGCCGTGGGCGTCTTCATCCTGCCTCCGAGCATGGAGATTCTGCTGGAACGCCTACGAGGTCGCGCGAGCGAGGACGAAGCCACGGTGCAGCGCCGATTTCGCGTCGCCCGGGAGGAAATCGCGCACTATGGCCTGTTCGACTACGTCTTGGTCAACGCCGACCTCGACAAGGCCACGCTGGAACTGACTAGCATTTTCCGCGCTGAATGGTGCCGGCGTCGGCGGGCTGCACAACACGCCGAGCGGCTGTTGTCCGCGGCGCGTGACCTCCCAAAGTCCGCGCTGCTCGCTCCAGAGTCCGCCGATTGA
- a CDS encoding YicC family protein, with translation MRSMTGFGFGEADLDGGRVVVEIRSLNHRFLDVRVRLPADLQEQASFLEQLARAELGRGRYDIGVRVEGGAQTRMFSEERARNVYHSLARLRDELAPGTELPVSVLGQLSHLITASPADTETPVQAALASAMKCALAALQEMRETEGQTLCSELEARLGKAREASQRIAERAPEAIAHQHQRLKERVARLLSDTGVQLDPTRLAQEVALLADKSDITEELVRLDSHFDQFASLLEDPQAVGRRLDFLLQEMARESNTIGAKSQDAGLSHLVVELKAEVERLREQVQNVE, from the coding sequence ATGCGCAGCATGACCGGCTTCGGTTTCGGAGAAGCCGACCTGGATGGCGGGCGGGTCGTAGTCGAGATCCGCAGCCTGAATCATCGATTTCTGGACGTCAGGGTGCGTCTCCCTGCGGATCTCCAGGAGCAAGCCTCGTTCTTGGAGCAACTCGCGCGCGCAGAACTCGGACGAGGTCGCTACGACATCGGAGTGCGCGTGGAGGGCGGCGCCCAGACCCGCATGTTCTCCGAAGAGCGAGCGCGCAACGTCTACCACTCGCTGGCTCGCCTGAGAGACGAACTCGCCCCCGGCACGGAGCTGCCCGTGAGCGTCCTCGGACAGCTCTCACACCTCATCACCGCTTCCCCCGCGGATACGGAGACCCCGGTGCAGGCCGCGCTGGCGTCAGCCATGAAGTGCGCCCTCGCCGCGCTGCAAGAAATGCGTGAGACCGAAGGGCAAACCTTGTGCTCCGAGCTGGAGGCGCGCCTGGGAAAGGCGCGGGAGGCCTCACAGCGCATCGCGGAGCGCGCACCGGAGGCGATCGCGCATCAGCACCAACGCTTGAAAGAGCGGGTCGCGAGGCTGCTGAGCGACACCGGAGTGCAGCTCGATCCAACGCGCCTGGCTCAGGAAGTCGCGCTCCTTGCTGACAAGAGCGACATCACTGAAGAGCTCGTACGCCTCGACAGTCACTTCGATCAGTTCGCGAGTCTGCTCGAAGATCCCCAGGCGGTCGGGCGCCGACTGGACTTTTTGCTGCAGGAAATGGCACGAGAGTCGAACACTATTGGTGCCAAGAGCCAGGACGCCGGTCTCAGCCACTTGGTGGTCGAGCTCAAGGCGGAGGTCGAGCGGCTGCGGGAGCAGGTTCAGAATGTCGAGTGA
- a CDS encoding DUF507 family protein, which translates to MRIPASRIPALARDMTSSLMSDGDVESESPAELQKDIEAVLTQYMRDEQAVTDRARELLDARRLPTSELGKMKRLVADERKFKLGDEAVDYILDQLIEFLMHSNNVDEIYCEDVVLRRKLRLPLRQLLAAEQNLEQEVRGQLKHVKEGTAVWDVEYKRMMEDIKRRKGL; encoded by the coding sequence ATGCGAATTCCCGCTTCGAGGATCCCAGCGCTTGCCCGCGACATGACGAGCTCGCTGATGTCCGATGGTGACGTTGAATCCGAGTCTCCAGCGGAGCTCCAGAAGGACATTGAGGCCGTGCTCACGCAGTACATGCGCGACGAACAGGCGGTCACCGATCGCGCCCGTGAGCTGCTGGACGCGCGCCGGCTACCAACCTCCGAGCTCGGCAAGATGAAGCGATTGGTCGCCGACGAGCGCAAGTTCAAGCTCGGCGACGAAGCGGTCGACTACATCCTCGATCAACTGATCGAGTTCTTGATGCACAGCAACAACGTCGACGAGATCTACTGCGAAGACGTTGTCCTGCGTCGCAAGCTGCGCCTGCCGCTACGCCAGCTGCTCGCCGCCGAGCAGAACCTGGAGCAGGAAGTCCGCGGCCAACTCAAGCACGTCAAGGAGGGCACCGCCGTCTGGGACGTCGAGTACAAGCGCATGATGGAGGACATCAAGCGCCGCAAGGGGCTGTGA
- a CDS encoding TIGR04552 family protein yields MALDRARGEGLGRVKRLDEFSLHDTEAIRIILQGGSVIDWHRLNLESVEQARGLLINHDLDPDDRVDRGYIEYIKREAIAYLRRNFSFAIPRPVEQMGMEELMLLASGKGHRQLCACTILKAVQIINHLTGRELLFRLPVSDRELFHLVEEKVYRVVGMMLSQGFPITEFMGGRKSLDSMYTKLLSKSESTAAAIYDKLRFRIVTREPADLLPVLLYLTEQLFPFNYVVPGESVNSIVDLTHYIESHPQLSRHSKDLQQPLDPSASQNRFSADTYRVINFIADMPVRVPPQIMELAPPGSEDLGRTVYMLCEFQLLDSHTEAKNEAGEASHDAYKARQRGAVARRLRLGARAATRPVRAQPAATESRPDNEPVPASTAKPPRRGKNPVGGPPVPPATRRKSHKSRKRRR; encoded by the coding sequence CTGGCGCTCGACCGTGCGCGCGGCGAAGGGCTCGGACGCGTCAAGCGTCTGGATGAGTTCTCGCTTCACGACACCGAAGCGATCCGCATCATCCTCCAGGGCGGTTCAGTCATCGACTGGCATCGTCTGAATCTGGAGTCGGTGGAGCAAGCGCGAGGCTTGCTCATCAATCACGATCTCGACCCCGACGATCGAGTGGATCGTGGCTACATCGAGTACATCAAGCGCGAGGCCATCGCCTACTTGAGGCGAAACTTCTCCTTCGCGATCCCGCGCCCGGTGGAACAGATGGGGATGGAGGAGCTGATGCTCCTTGCCTCGGGGAAAGGGCACCGCCAGCTCTGCGCCTGCACGATTCTCAAGGCCGTGCAGATCATCAACCACCTGACTGGCCGCGAGCTTCTATTTCGCCTGCCGGTCAGCGACCGTGAGCTGTTCCACCTAGTCGAAGAGAAGGTGTATCGCGTCGTCGGCATGATGCTGAGCCAAGGCTTCCCCATCACCGAGTTCATGGGGGGTCGCAAGAGCCTCGACTCCATGTACACGAAGCTGCTCAGCAAGTCTGAGTCCACCGCGGCAGCGATTTACGACAAGCTACGCTTCCGCATCGTCACCCGCGAGCCGGCTGATCTGCTGCCCGTGCTGCTTTACCTCACGGAACAGCTCTTCCCCTTCAACTACGTCGTTCCAGGGGAGAGCGTAAACAGCATCGTCGATCTGACGCACTACATCGAGTCGCATCCCCAGCTGTCGCGCCATTCCAAGGATCTCCAGCAGCCGCTGGATCCAAGCGCCAGCCAGAACCGTTTCAGCGCGGATACGTATCGCGTCATCAACTTCATTGCTGACATGCCCGTTCGCGTGCCGCCGCAGATCATGGAGCTTGCGCCCCCCGGCTCTGAAGACCTGGGGCGGACTGTCTACATGTTGTGCGAATTCCAGCTGCTGGACTCCCACACCGAGGCGAAGAACGAGGCTGGTGAAGCGAGCCACGACGCCTACAAGGCTCGCCAGCGCGGAGCCGTCGCGCGGCGCTTGCGCCTCGGAGCACGCGCCGCGACGCGGCCGGTGCGCGCGCAGCCAGCTGCAACCGAGTCGCGTCCCGACAACGAGCCAGTGCCCGCGAGCACCGCCAAGCCTCCTCGCCGAGGGAAGAACCCGGTCGGCGGCCCGCCGGTGCCACCGGCCACTCGCCGCAAGAGCCACAAGTCCCGCAAGCGTCGCCGCTGA
- a CDS encoding SH3 domain-containing protein yields the protein MRTRTSSKFNRAAAALVCLLGLGVLPAVAHAQEEPDAFARVIVAETELRSGPGITYRVIYRAERGEAFLISGREGNGFWLQVTLEDGRTAYVLGDTVEPVAIGEDEVDRPGTPGFFSPPALENTRAGFAIMAGLFDKNGYSEVRPALVLAPAFAIEGYVGMHLNTEGKGILFGGGGTLDLAPDWAISPFLHLGGGGYRTVPNEDAFVLKDETVYHARAGGGFLVSLRWRILIRIEANNTILFTEDSYRNTQGYFGGLGTYF from the coding sequence ATGAGAACTCGCACTTCCTCCAAGTTCAACCGCGCGGCTGCGGCCCTAGTCTGCCTGCTCGGGCTCGGGGTGTTGCCTGCCGTTGCACACGCTCAGGAAGAACCTGACGCGTTTGCTCGCGTGATCGTTGCAGAGACCGAGCTGCGCAGCGGCCCCGGTATCACCTACCGCGTTATTTACCGCGCGGAAAGGGGTGAGGCGTTCCTGATCAGCGGACGCGAGGGCAACGGTTTCTGGTTGCAGGTCACGCTGGAAGACGGGCGCACGGCTTATGTGCTGGGCGACACCGTCGAGCCGGTGGCGATCGGTGAGGACGAAGTGGATCGCCCAGGGACGCCCGGCTTTTTCTCCCCCCCCGCGCTCGAGAACACACGCGCGGGCTTCGCCATCATGGCGGGTTTGTTCGACAAGAACGGCTACTCCGAGGTGCGTCCGGCGTTGGTGCTCGCGCCCGCGTTCGCCATCGAGGGTTACGTCGGGATGCATCTCAACACCGAGGGCAAGGGGATCTTGTTCGGGGGAGGCGGAACCCTGGATTTGGCACCGGATTGGGCGATCTCGCCGTTTCTGCACCTCGGAGGTGGCGGTTATAGAACCGTCCCCAACGAGGACGCGTTCGTGCTGAAGGACGAGACCGTCTATCACGCGCGTGCCGGTGGTGGATTCTTGGTGAGTCTGCGCTGGCGCATCTTGATTCGCATCGAGGCCAACAACACGATCTTGTTCACCGAAGACAGCTATCGCAACACGCAGGGCTACTTCGGCGGGCTGGGAACCTACTTTTAG